In Phaeodactylum tricornutum CCAP 1055/1 chromosome 21, whole genome shotgun sequence, the following proteins share a genomic window:
- a CDS encoding predicted protein (SOD's are catalyzing the dismutation of superoxide into molecular oxygen and hydrogen peroxide using Cu/Zn as a metal cofactor. Partial EST support only from low dose of decadienal library.), translating into GCLTLTQADINQPVKISGSLSGLAAGKHGISVCVSGDLSQGASSCGPIFNPFGKTHGAPTDAQRMVGDLGNIVVDENGNCSVQISDPKVQLLGPHSVLGRSLVIYVGEDDKGRGGHENSLTTGNPGPRIAAGVIGLSV; encoded by the exons GGATGCTTGACCTTGACCCAAGCCGATATCAACCAGCCTGTCAAAATCTCTGGAAGCCTTTCGGGCCTTGCCGCCGGAAAGCACGGAATCTCCGTCTGCGTCTCGGGAGACTTGTCTCAAGGTGCCTCGTCCTGTGGACCCATTTTCAATCCATTTG GAAAGACACACGGAGCACCCACGGACGCACAGAGAATGGTGGGTGACTTGGGAAACATTGTTGTCGATGAGAACGGGAATTGTTCCGTTCAGATTTCGGACCCAAAGGTTCAGCTTTTGGGTCCTCATTCTGTTCTGGGACGTTCACTGGTGATCTACGTCGGTGAGGACGACAAGGGCCGCGGTGGACACGAAAATTCGTTGACGACGGGCAATCCTGGTCCACGCATTGCGGCGGGCGTGATTGGCTTGTCGGTGTAa
- a CDS encoding predicted protein: MAPKKGTKKGDAKPKKAVADPLFPSRPRNFGIGNDIRPAGRDLSRFVRWPRYVRIQRQRAVLYQRLKVPPAVNQFTKVIGKNEAMTVFTLLNKYRPETPAAKKQRIKEAAAAGGKDAGSKAPHQVKYGLKHITTLVEEKKAQLVLIANDVDPLELVMWLPALCRKMGVPFMIVKDKARLGALVHMKTAAAVALTGVDKADEKQLELLKSLGTEKYNDNPELLRKWGGGKMGLKTQAKLDKRAKAVAIEEAKKLASLGRA, encoded by the exons ATG GCACCCAAGAAAGGAACCAAAAAGGGCGACGCCAAGCCGAAAAAGGCGGTGGCCGACCCGCTCTTTCCCTCCCGTCCGCGCAACTTTGGCATCGGTAACGATATTCGCCCCGCCGGTCGCGATCTTTCGCGTTTCGTGCGATGGCCTCGTTACGTCCGCATTCAGCGTCAGCGTGCGGTTCTCTACCAGCGACTCAAGGTCCCTCCGGCCGTCAACCAGTTCACCAAGGTGATTGGCAAGAACGAAGCCATGACCGTCTTTACGCTGCTCAACAAGTACCGCCCGGAAACTCCCGCCGCCAAGAAACAGCGTATCAAGGAAgccgctgctgctggtggaaAAGATGCCGGTAGCAAGGCCCCGCATCAAGTCAAGTACGGACTCAAGCATATTACCacgttggtggaagaaaagaaagccCAGCTTGTGTTGATCGCCAACGACGTTGATCCCCTCGAGCTTGTCATGTGGTTGCCTGCCCTCTGCCGCAAAATGGGAGTCCCCTTTATGATTGTCAAGGACAAGGCTCGTCTCGGAGCCTTGGTGCACATGAAGACGGCTGCCGCGGTGGCTTTGACTGGTGTCGACAAAGCGGACGAAAAACAGCTCGAACTGCTCAAGTCCCTCGGTACCGAAAAGTACAACGACAATCCGGAACTGCTCCGCAAGTGGGGAGGTGGTAAAATGGGTCTCAAGACTCAAGCCAAACTCGACAAGCGTGC
- the TufA gene encoding predicted protein (Homologous to tufA in the chloroplast genome of C. reinhardtii), protein MNSSLLLRWTGSSSTALRRFAFAHSRTVARGFAANFSRDKPHVNIGTIGHVDHGKTTLTQAITKVLSEKGWSQAMTYEQIDKAPEEKARKITINTSHIEYETANRHYGHIDCPGHADYVKNMITGAAQMDGGILVVAATDGPMPQTREHILLAKQVGIPNLVVFLNKVDLVDDEELLELVEMEIRELLDFYDFPGDDIPIIRGSALAAAEGRNPEIGSEKILELMAAVDEKIPEPMRDLDKDFLMPIEDVFSIAGRGTVVTGRVQQGKVNVGDELDVIGLDQNHKTICTGVEMFKKLLDFGMAGDNIGALLRGLKREDVRRGQILCKPGSMKTSKKFEAEVYALKKDEGGRHTPFMTNYRPQFFFRTADITGSLQLKSGTEMVMPGDNTTVDVELISPVALEPGLRFNMREGGMTVGTGIVTKVSE, encoded by the exons aTGAattcgtcgttgctgttgcgtTGGACGGGGTCGTCCTCGACGGCGTTGCGACGTTTCGCGTTCGCGCATTCCCGCACGGTAGCCCGCGGGTTCGCCGCCAACTTTTCTCGGGATAAACCGCACGTGAACATTGGGACGATTGGACACGTCGATCACGGGAAAACCACCTTGACGCAGGCCATTACCAAAGTCCTGTCCGAGAAGGGATGGAGTCAAGCCATGACTTACGAACAAATCGACAAGGCACCCGAAGAAAAGGCTCGTAAAATTACCATCAACACTTCCCACATTGAGTACGAGACGGCCAATCGTCATTATGGACATATTGATTG CCCCGGTCACGCCGATTACGTCAAGAATATGATTACGGGAGCCGCACAGATGGACGGCGGCATCCTCGTCGTAGCGGCGACGGATGGTCCCATGCCCCAGACTCGAGAACACATTCTGCTCGCTAAACAGGTCGGAATCCCCAATCTTGTCGTCTTTCTGAACAAGGTGGACttggtcgacgacgaagaattgctAGAGCTCGTTGAAATGGAAATTCGGGAGTTGCTCGACTTTTACGACTTTCCCGGAGACGATATTCCGATCATTCGGGGATCCGCCCTGGCGGCGGCCGAAGGCCGCAATCCCGAAATTGGTTCCGAAAAAATTCTAGAACTCATGGCAGCCGTTGACGAAAAAATTCCGGAACCCATGCGGGACTTGGACAAGGACTTTCTCATGCCAATTGAGGACGTCTTTTCGATTGCCGGCCGTGGAACCGTGGTCACGGGACGAGTGCAGCAGGGAAAGGTCAACGTAGGTGACGAGCTGGACGTCATTGGACTCGATCAGAACCACAAGACGATCTGCACCGGTGTGGAAATGTTCAAAAAGCTGCTCGATTTCGGTATGGCGGGAGACAACATTGGAGCCCTCTTGCGAGGTCTCAAACGTGAAGATGTTCGCCGCGGTCAGATTCTGTGCAAGCCGGGGTCAATGAAGACGTCCAAAAAGTTCGAAGCGGAAGTGTACGCCCTCAAGAAGGACGAAGGAGGCCGTCACACCCCGTTCATGACCAATTACCGCCCACAATTCTTTTTCCGAACTGCCGATATTACGGGATCCCTTCAGTTGAAGAGCGGTACAGAGATGGTCATGCCCGGTGACAATACGACCGTTGATGTGGAGTTGATTTCACCGGTGGCGTTGGAACCCGGCCTCCGTTTCAATATGCGTGAAGGTGGAATGACTGTCGGAACCGGCATCGTTACCAAGGTTTCAGAATAA
- a CDS encoding predicted protein, with product MAHCDFMLKMSGPPSGRLLTDPSDVDALISSWSTNQHDEENPPPTSPSRPSQGCFTATVAAPRSRPSMIPVLESGKQEGVPSPVITSIVTQHDQVNMAPMLTTSPHILAGAAGSLNREQPLTGAPTRSMDKSDSMDESIQSQNVPTAFVSRVSQSLVSLPPSANTNLRRVSQTHGRRGSVGGQSKVSKAEGTRMPVWLARPPSVATISRRDIIDSENKRFENERGWNSRPLLSLEVGSQREVVSTPYRRDCNGQIIPLAIQSPLIRRNESFFRDRRSVLQAAISERTSYDIQLNNEVGVLGGAWRGLVRRLVLLALNDVNALQLSRALQFQLPFQTGFEAYLTSQVIEALDRGDPAEVADVLSIAFLNRNVSRVIIQNLGPRYDFLWHWSTAITWNRVFDAWGQFPIVGITGFPATENFPSTRNHALASIFRNLLGQGNWVTRVVTQGREGLLTDNPNNTAQNLAPESNGFELANRNQYGTYFGRAKTNEFRFAHRLPTDESIVRTFVASPMPTMTNNGVVHVLRQLAKHWHNMLSQEWGNFAHQRMEQLDPFETLRFHMPRVLLLLSSLRGRNAWDAQVLGPIVRRLQALKPDVNTSAAWNLCKEMQKDVVETVAGGVSSISDSLWSWLEAIRKSLGLLELQAGEVLNIVTPVELGIRLGHDIVTQVSWKVPSDNILIRAILSHIQGQDTGAVDKWRIQSALQKTTPRDMRTLIELVKGDLGHLKPAQLLLGRVKTLLQRELRREYLNQAIRDLSVGPSIQGELVRDEWYWLNENDCLALHIYIGNVPDRELHQFIHVESGNDKIISLNKAHLMPRAYIPVAESISRAQKAFMTIELEYGKTFQYSAFMEFSFLRIALQRLVVVSQMNCEELDNARLNVLREIQRSNQPFLGPEDLTPGNTYYKYNQSTARYTPFLCEEKTSETIQFDRTKVVRAPPQSVLVVGGGPTGLITTIHCTEACLASGGTMKLQEARDAFAKGGSTFERAQIVRLDARWIAMLRYHLGTIFEDVYIPASGETDAQLGNTLPTQGFVEITIKDLESSLHTEASRLWSRGIIYVQTDSKSKYDSVSNSMVKQGHHLKDGDVVLRSVDPDGKDSSGLYSWKVAKLLYTPPLGIDDLKLGEEYAVWVHQDQKVRPFKLVGMDLDAKSYKFRPHAKEMSSLNVNATNLPSIYPIGTDTKAHVGVQDIRFQCQEKRRTGEFFQQTVPMASIEDTMFTLDLGHTHVVEAIGKQYPSATHIGVTTKEPYGVCCMQGLKVSMGMHNFGEKRWGTGILDDVRSQNDQNTRVVGDFTKMVRVVPIVQRMYETISNDDDWRIHFDNLVKESGFPELEEVQSIFPQLVTGCKWLSQTSGSFRRKTLQTRFFETGDNYYLGMEFPREYESWKKELSDRLVEPLASNPEYVSKSRAIDRLRSTFVHHIDRLWYEGCLETIRTGDVYNPGARKRVPRLYLINSYTARSLSSLPIGESFRLVAEPQAKYEVLTKSVTQVIVRSVEGYISKFQNNTKVLREGNLTRGPDGNQESKVSLATFDVGHYVNHRTMRLSNEEKGFIFAFVGDEQATPHFMRYSGLTGACINAMSFNNFIADASRGISFDARLQQYSKETDWSNGEVVQRGTGANYGQDGFLRPGFSYRDGVDYLYAKIVEFEETGQDLDNLLSRDWMVKLTASVIPRGLENNQIFLGSLQQHWNAAVSDKLEAKIESDIPADGTGARTVDAVRTSRSVLTEKDVVLTEYCELLLGHLQVDEATKKVLATQHFPRARRLCAILSQLTEFAANAYLNNERVSSELFNQPKPVDSLIDDFSVEAQNFANSLTQSAALASGVLAFRLIGSSLGNLFSALFAGLNIVISFGTMANVSRYKIRNEESRVLFADKNFSRVQCCVFALMSQDDQDSTPLAKNPFLNLLEQRAKAFRESLTYYGYSKPTEFDIAYEQLKSRASDISEIQKFQVLLVSKLIVDTYHVNSYVQEKLVDVLRVLDEMNFLLESRSSKSGNDAKQLFDRLLAYDHMLEDSLQRGPVRFGFIKQRKFWHWNIIVAFRYLYSLLCCSSRHYSTTFTPIQTETRGIVKSLHFLSKEHDSKVLRRESRDFETFFWATRESDIASLIFLSGFFVFVASVLFSVARIFDIDSLEDVAFWANAVSTIGAVLAAVHLLRKLVILIGLWTILCSKTSRTDGKDRVNISRIRNVTMTQILLTLTRLVTTLAASVALPWSVIENAFPDASSLSSDIPVWIALGAVSMAILATVFFFLVEYVVRYNLSPQLGPFVSELFRDEIESIHQDLSVRQNEIDTKIVQDRENWEYVAREFLHKYRFDTVFAADRFGTILQYIQSGMKQPADSK from the exons CACCAACATCTCCATCAAGGCCGTCCCAGGGCTGCTTCACCGCCACAGTAGCGGCCCCGCGATCACGCCCATCGATGATACCGGTTCTGGAAAGCGGCAAACAAGAAGGAGTCCCATCCCCAGTAATCACCAGCATTGTTACCCAACATGATCAAGTGAACATGGCGCCTATGCTAACCACGTCGCCTCACATTTTGGCAGGAGCGGCGGGGTCTTTGAATCGCGAGCAACCACTCACTGGTGCGCCTACTAGAAGCATGGACAAGTCGGACTCCATGGACGAAAGCATTCAAAGTCAAAACGTACCTACAGCATTTGTATCTCGCGTTTCTCAGTCTCTCGTATCCTTGCCTCCTTCCGCGAACACAAATCTCAGACGTGTGTCGCAAACGCACGGTCGCCGGGGATCCGTTGGAGGCCAATCGAAAGTATCGAAAGCTGAAGGTACCAGAATGCCGGTTTGGTTGGCTCGACCTCCCTCAGTCGCAACTATAAGTCGCCGTGACATAATTGATTCTGAAAATAAAAGATTTGAAAACGAGAGGGGTTGGAATTCGCGGCCGTTGCTTTCCCTGGAAGTCGGTAGTCAACGCGAAGTCGTTTCGACACCCTACCGTCGAGACTGCAACGGACAAATTATACCCTTGGCCATCCAGTCACCTCTCATCCGACGTAATGAGTCATTTTTTCGGGATCGGAGAAGTGTTTTGCAAGCTGCAATTTCAGAGCGTACTTCGTATGACATTCAGCTAAACAACGAAGTCGGTGTTTTGGGAGGCGCCTGGCGAGGCCTCGTGCGCCGTCTTGTATTGCTCGCACTAAACGACGTCAACGCCTTGCAGCTGAGTCGGGCTTTGCAGTTTCAACTACCCTTCCAGACGGGCTTTGAGGCCTACTTGACCTCGCAAGTCATTGAAGCACTGGACAGAGGTGACCCTGCCGAAGTTGCCGATGTCCTTAGCATCGCTTTTCTCAATCGGAACGTCTCGCGCGTTATTATACAGAACTTGGGACCCCGGTACGACTTTTTGTGGCACTGGAGCACCGCCATTACTTGGAATCGCGTGTTTGACGCTTGGGGACAGTTCCCAATCGTTGGGATTACGGGTTTTCCCGCCACGGAAAACTTCCCTTCAACGCGAAATCACGCCCTGGCATCCATCTTTCGCAATCTATTGGGACAAGGCAACTGGGTCACTCGCGTTGTCACGCAAGGTCGGGAAGGACTATTGACGGACAATCCCAACAACACGGCACAGAATCTCGCACCCGAGTCCAACGGCTTTGAACTCGCAAACCGCAACCAGTACGGAACATACTTTGGACGTGCTAAGACCAACGAGTTCCGTTTCGCCCATCGACTGCCAACCGACGAATCGATTGTTCGGACGTTTGTCGCCAGTCCAATGCCCACAATGACCAACAATGGGGTCGTCCACGTACTCCGACAGCTGGCCAAGCACTGGCACAACATGCTGTCTCAAGAGTGGGGCAACTTTGCCCACCAGCGTATGGAGCAGTTAGATCCCTTTGAAACACTACGATTTCACATGCCCCGGGTCCTCCTGTTGCTGTCGAGTTTACGGGGTCGCAACGCGTGGGATGCGCAAGTGTTGGGCCCGATTGTGCGCAGATTGCAGGCTTTAAAGCCTGATGTGAATACTTCGGCGGCGTGGAATCTTTGCAAGGAGATGCAGAAAGACGTCGTGGAGACAGTGGCGGGCGGCGTTTCTTCCATCAGTGATTCCCTTTGGTCCTGGCTGGAAGCTATTAGAAAATCGCTTGGGCTTCTGGAACTTCAAGCTGGAGAAGTGCTCAACATTGTCACTCCCGTCGAATTGGGCATTCGCCTTGGCCACGATATTGTCACCCAAGTCAGTTGGAAAGTTCCATCAGACAACATTCTCATTAGAGCGATATTGAGTCACATCCAGGGGCAAGACACGGGCGCCGTGGATAAATGGCGTATACAGAGTGCCCTCCAGAAGACGACCCCTCGCGACATGCGCACGTTGATAGAGCTTGTGAAGGGCGATCTAGGCCACCTGAAGCCAGCTCAGCTGCTGCTCGGTCGGGTCAAGACTTTACTTCAAAGGGAGCTTAGGCGGGAATACCTAAATCAGGCAATTCGAGACCTCTCTGTTGGACCGTCGATTCAAGGCGAGCTTGTGCGGGATGAATGGTACTGGCTGAATGAGAATGATTGCCTCGCCCTTCATATCTATATTGGCAACGTTCCAGATCGCGAGCTCCATCAATTTATCCATGTCGAGTCAGGCAACGATAAGATAATTTCTTTAAACAAAGCTCATCTCATGCCTCGAGCCTACATTCCGGTGGCGGAATCCATTTCGCGGGCACAAAAA GCATTTATGACCATTGAGCTCGAATACGGCAAGACGTTCCAGTACAGTGCCTTTATGGAATTTTCCTTTCTTCGGATTGCCCTTCAACGGCTCG TGGTAGTATCCCAGATGAATTGTGAAGAACTCGACAATGCTCGTTTGAATGTTCTCCGGGAGATTCAACGTTCGAATCAACCCTTCCTCGGTCCAGAAGACCTCACACCTGGGAACACTTACTATAAATACAACCAATCCACAGCTCGGTACACGCCGTTTCTTTGCGAGGAGAAGACTTCAGAGACGATCCAATTTGACAGAACCAAGGTTGTGCGGGCTCCGCCGCAATCTGTCCTTGTCGTGGGAGGAGGCCCAACTGGACTTATCACGACAATTCACTGTACGGAAGCGTGTTTAGCTAGCGGGGGCACCATGAAACTCCAGGAGGCTCGCGATGCTTTTGCGAAAGGAGGGTCAACCTTTGAAAGAGCACAGATTGTTCGACTCGATGCTCGCTGGATAGCCATGCTAAGGTACCATCTTGGAACCATTTTTGAGGACGTCTACATTCCTGCTTCCGGGGAAACCGATGCTCAGTTAGGAAATACACT TCCGACGCAAGGTTTCGTTGAGATCACAATCAAAGATTTGGAAAGTTCGTTGCACACTGAAGCATCTCGTCTTTGGTCTCGAGGAATAATTTACGTCCAAACTGATTCCAAGTCCAAGTACGACTCCGTTTCCAACAGTATGGTGAAGCAGGGCCACCATCTCAAGGATGGTGATGTTGTTTTACGGTCCGTAGATCCGGACGGTAAAGACTCTTCCGGTCTTTACTCATGGAAAGTTGCAAAACTCCTCTACACACCGCCGCTGGGGATCGACGATTTAAAACTCGGTGAGGAGTACGCGGTGTGGGTACACCAGGACCAGAAAGTGCGACCTTTTAAACTCGTAGGAATGGATCTCGACGCAAAG TCTTACAAGTTCCGCCCCCATGCGAAGGAAATGAGCAGCCTGAATGTCAATGCGACGAATCTGCCATCTATTTACCCAATAGGAACGGATACGAAAGCACATGTAGGCGTCCAAGATATTCGGTTTCAGTGCCAGGAAAAACGACGAACGGGAGAATTTTTCCAGCAGACTGTACCCATGGCGTCTATTGAGGATACCATGTTCACTCTGGATCTCGGACATACTCACGTCGTCGAAGCCATCGG AAAACAATACCCATCAGCCACACACATTGGTGTCACCACAAAAGAGCCTTACGGCGTGTGCTGTATGCAAGGATTGAAAGTGTCCATGGGGATGCACAATTTCGGAGAGAAGCGATGGGGAACCGGTATACTAGACGATGTACGATCGCAAAATGATCAAAACACTAGAGTCGTAGGCGACTTCACAAAGATGGTCCGAGTTGTGCCTATCGTCCAGCGCATGTATGAGACCATctccaacgacgacgattggCGAATCCATTTCGACAATCTCGTGAAGGAAAGTGGTTTCCCAGAACTGGAAGAGGTTCAGTCTATATTCCCCCAGCTGGTGACGGGCTGCAAATGGCTCAGCCAAACGTCAGGAAGTTTTCGCCGTAAAACTTTGCAAACGCGCTTTTTCGAAACTGGAGACAACTATTACCTCGGGATGGAATTTCCAAGGGAATATGAAAGTTGGAAGAAGGAACTTTCCGATCGCTTGGTCGAGCCTCTGGCGTCAAATCCAGAGTACGTATCCAAATCCAGGGCGATCGATCGTCTCCGTTCTACTTTCGTGCATCACATTGATCGATTATGGTACGAGGGGTGCCTCGAGACCATTCGAACTGGTGACGTGTATAATCCAGGAGCACGTAAGCGCGTTCCCCGCCTCTATCTCATCAATTCTTACACAGCACGCTCCTTGAGTTCCTTGCCAATCGGAGAGAGCTTCCGTCTGGTGGCGGAGCCACAGGCAAAGTACGAAGTCCTGACGAAATCAGTAACGCAGGTTATTGTGCGGAGTGTGGAAGGGTATATTTCAAAGTTCCAAAACAATACCAAGGTCTTGCGTGAGGGAAACTTGACCCGGGGTCCAGACGGGAACCAAGAGTCGAAAGTG TCCTTGGCAACCTTCGATGTGGGTCACTACGTCAACCATCGAACCATGCGGCTGTCAAACGAGGAGAAGGGCTTCATTTTCGCTTTCGTCGGAGACGAGCAAGCCACACCGCATTTTATGCGATACAGTGGGCTGACAGGTGCATGCATCAATGCGATGTCTTTTAACAACTTTATCGCAGACGCTAGCCGCGGCATCTCGTTTGATGCGAGGCTGCAGCAGTACTCCAAGGAAACGGATTGGTCGAACGGAGAAGTCGTTCAACGAGGAACCGGGGCAAACTACGGGCAGGACGGTTTCTTGCGCCCGGGCTTTTCCTACCGGGACGGAGTGGACTACCTATACGCCAAAATAGTCGAGTTCGAGGAAACCGGACAAGATTTGGACAATTTGCTGTCTCGCGACTGGATGGTTAAGCTCACGGCTTCCGTTATACCTCGTGGGCTGGAAAATAATCAGATATTTCTCGGAAGCTTGCAGCAGCACTGGAATGCGGCTGTGTCTGACAAGTTGGAGGCTAAAATAGAGTCCGATATCCCAGCCGATGGAACTGGAGCAAGAACCGTCGATGCCGTTCGGACTAGTCGCAGTGTCCTGACCGAGAAGGATGTCGTGTTGACTGAATACTGTGAACTGTTGCTAGGGCATCTGCAAGTCGATGAGGCGACTAAGAAAGTCCTGGCTACACAGCATTTCCCCCGTGCTCGTCGACTTTGTGCTATTCTCAGTCAGTTAACTGAATTCGCCGCCAACGCCTATTTGAACAACGAGCGTGTGAGCTCCGAGCTCTTTAACCAACCGAAGCCGGTCGACTCCCTGATCGACGACTTCTCTGTGGAAGCCCAGAACTTCGCGAACTCCTTGACCCAGTCAGCAGCTCTTGCATCCGGCGTTCTTGCGTTCCGACTCATCGGCAGCAGCCTTGGTAACCTCTTTTCTGCCTTATTTGCTGGATTGAACATTGTGATCTCGTTCGGAACCATGGCGAATGTCTCTCGATACAAGATCCGGAACGAGGAATCCCGAGTCTTGTTTGCCGACAAGAACTTTTCCCGGGTGCAGTGCTGTGTTTTCGCCTTGATGAGCCAAGACGACCAAGATTCGACGCCGTTGGCGAAAaatccctttttgaatcttttGGAGCAACGTGCGAAAGCGTTCCGTGAGAGCTTGACCTACTACGGGTACAGTAAACCAACTGAATTTGACATTGCATACGAGCAGCTCAAGTCACGCGCCAGCGACATCAGTGAAATCCAAAAGTTTCAGGTTTTGTTGGTATCAAAGCTGATCGTGGACACTTACCATGTCAATAGCTACGTACAGGAAAAACTTGTCGATGTTCTCCGAGTGCTGGACGAAATGAACTTCCTGCTCGAAAGCAGGAGCTCCAAGTCAGGAAACGATGCCAAGCAGCTATTCGACCGCTTGCTTGCGTACGATCACATGTTGGAAGACTCGTTGCAGAGAGGCCCAGTGCGCTTTGGTTTTATCAAGCAGCGAAAGTTTTGGCATTGGAACATTATCGTAGCTTTCCGGTACTTGTACAGTCTCCTCTGTTGCTCCTCCAGACACTATTCTACCACGTTCACTCCAATTCAAACTGAAACCAGAGGTATCGTGAAAAGTCTTCACTTTCTATCGAAGGAACACGATTCGAAGGTTTTGCGACGTGAGAGTCGAGACTTTGAGACCTTCTTCTGGGCCACTCGCGAAAGTGACATCGCCTCTCTGATTTTCCTGTCgggtttcttcgtcttcgtcgcctCGGTCCTTTTCAGCGTAGCGCGAATTTTCGACATTGACTCTCTGGAAGATGTCGCTTTCTGGGCCAATGCTGTGTCCACAATTGGTGCTGTTTTGGCGGCTGTTCATCTTCTCCGCAAGCTTGTCATCCTAATTGGACTTTGGACAATCCTGTGTTCGAAGACGAGTCGTACGGATGGAAAGGATCGCGTCAATATTAGCCGGATCCGTAACGTGACGATGACTCAGATTCTTCTGACCTTGACCCGTCTAGTAACTACCCTGGCTGCTTCCGTGGCCTTGCCTTGGTCAGTGATCGAGAACGCCTTCCCTGATGCTAGTTCCTTGAGCTCAGATATTCCCGTTTGGATTGCGTTGGGTGCGGTGTCCATGGCGATTCTGGCAACAGTATTTTTCTTCCTTGTGGAATATGTGGTCCGCTACAATCTCAGCCCGCAGCTTGGACCCTTTGTCAGCGAGCTTTTCcgcgacgaaatcgaaagcATACACCAGGACTTGTCGGTGCGTCAAAATGAGATAGACACGAAGATAGTCCAGGACCGTGAAAACTGGGAGTATGTTGCGAGAGAGTTTCTGCACAAGTACCGCTTCGACACCGTGTTTGCGGCGGATCGGTTCGGTACCATACTCCAGTACATACAATCTGGAATGAAGCAGCCTGCTGACTCCAAGTGA